A portion of the Parambassis ranga chromosome 22, fParRan2.1, whole genome shotgun sequence genome contains these proteins:
- the zfyve28 gene encoding lateral signaling target protein 2 homolog isoform X3, whose protein sequence is MDECIPNDRANRDFCVKFPEEIRHDNLAGQLWFGAECLAAGSIIMNREIESIAMRPLAKDLTRSLEEVRNITRDQALRDLNFYTDRMKDALRHFDSLFAEFELSYVSAMVPVKSPKEYYVQQEVIVLFCETVERALKLGYLTQDMIDDYEPALMFTIPRLAIVCGLVVYAEGPLDLDRKSEDMSELFRPFRTLLKKIRDLLQTLTEEELMTLERNLCISQDGELSTSQGLATNSMPAPVQENQSSCSPTNDTPKGESEGEEDQLAVFVSTNQEEELVEVKKGWEEVETERGEEEQEQGLLCEEAEEAELACSMQYDEEELEQLNMMVYRVGDEMSTLLSPPSQNQSPAHHPNRGEPGGSSGASSTEVSPHRILGSRGRTGIYVEEEDRVFFMEDLDTGDSITSIPREAYSCVISHSKESARAVQCKPGTRPNSVRNGWYSETNSEQPCSQPRSLNMHRPTPQRPPCTSAPGSEPLPYSNGWEMGLEGTASETAEVIAHRMGGMKLSATVIFNPRSPSLTELAVDKLLLPRPTPSEIETCGPLVATHCLLNSCVCCGSCEDGHEDAVATETTGLGLGLALGLDKHCKTPASSTVIQTSACRLPPRGHEPHSKGEIAQVTPPSSHCSAEPLEENCNTQLCEKCQVVAQGLEHHTQDYSSSRKDGASPCNHQLRTEKRQYPSEGQQRDKEVDKDKPENKDVKRDTKDDSYRRSSFQNSPLSSVSGSDCESVSVTTCSLSSSAYTPSPVSSLTPSSGTSEDLERQDNRLALHDAKLAVRNKIRSRFHSSSDLIHRLFVCISGVADQLQTNYASDLRSILKTLFEVMATKCEQGDDDNQKKAGPVLRSAVLEDCALCQETISSSELAAKAREGKFEDPPDWVPDEACNSCIACKAPFTVIRRKHHCRSCGKIFCSRCSSHSAPLPRYGQVKPVRVCTHCYMFHVTPFYSDKAGI, encoded by the exons ATGGATGAATGTATCCCCAATGACCGGGCTAACAGAGACTTTTGTGTGAAGTTCCCTGAGGAGATTCGTCATGACAACTTGGCAGGGCAGCTGTGGTTTGGGGCCGAG TGTTTGGCTGCAGGCTCCATCATCATGAACAGGGAGATAGAGAGTATAGCTATGAGACCCCTGGCAAAGGACCTTACCCGCAGCCTGGAGGAGGTACGCAACATCACCAGAGACCAAGCCCTGAGAGACCTCAACTTCTACACAGACCGCATGAAGGATGCATTGCGACATTTTGACAGCCTTTTTGCTGAGTTTGAACTCAG CTATGTGTCAGCCATGGTGCCTGTGAAGTCTCCCAAAGAATACTATGTACAGCAGGAAGTGATTGTGCTGTTCTGCGAGACTGTGGAGAG gGCCTTAAAGCTGGGCTACCTCACACAGGATATGATCGATGACTATGAACCTGCACTAATGTTTACAATTCCCAGACTAGCCATTGTTTG tgGACTGGTGGTGTATGCAGAGGGACCCCTCGATCTTGACCGAAAATCAGAGGACAtgtctgagctcttcaggcctTTTCGCACTTTGTTGAAGAAAATAAG AGACCTGCTGCAAACCCTGACTGAGGAGGAGTTGATGACACTGGAGAGGAACCTGTGTATCTCTCAGGACGGGGAGTTGTCCACGAGCCAGGGGCTGGCCACAAACAGCATGCCGGCACCAGTCCAAGAGAATCAGTCTTCCTGCAGCCCTACTAATGACACCCCCAAAGGGGAGAGTGAGGGGGAAGAGGATCaactggctgtgtttgtgtctaccAATCAGGAGGAAGAGTTAGTGGAAGTGAAGAAAGGCTGGGAAGAGGTGGAAActgagagaggggaagaggaaCAGGAGCAGGGCCTGCTCtgtgaggaggcagaggaggctgaGCTGGCTTGCTCTATGCAGTatgatgaggaggagctggagcagctcaACATGATGGTGTACCGTGTGGGAGATGAGATGTCCACTCTGCTTTCGCCTCCCAGCCAGAATCAGTCCCCTGCCCATCATCCCAATAGAGGAGAGCCAGGAGGATCCAGTGGGGCTTCCAGTACCGAGGTCTCTCCACACAGGATCTTGGGTAGCCGGGGAAGGACAGGTATCTatgtagaggaggaggacagggtgTTCTTCATGGAGGATCTAGATACAGGAGATAGCATCACCAGCATCCCAAGAGAGGCTTATAGTTGTGTCATCTCTCATTCCAAAGAATCAGCTCGTGCTGTGCAGTGCAAACCTGGGACAAGGCCAAACTCTGTTAGGAATGGATGGTACTCTGAGACAAACTCGGAGCAGCCTTGCTCACAGCCACGTAGCCTGAATATGCACCGTCCCACTCCACAGCGCCCCCCATGCACTTCAGCTCCTGGTTCTGAACCTCTGCCTTACTCCAATGGGTGGGAGATGGGTTTAGAGGGGACAGCGTCTGAAACAGCTGAGGTCATCGCCCATCGAATGGGAGGGATGAAGCTTTCTGCTACTGTCATCTTCAATCCTCGCTCACCCAGCTTAACAGAGTTGGCTGTGGATAAGCTGTTGCTGCCTCGGCCCACTCCCTCTGAGATTGAGACCTGTGGCCCCCTGGTGGCCACTCACTGCCTGCTTaactcctgtgtctgctgtgggAGCTGTGAAGATGGCCATGAGGATGCTGTTGCCACAGAAACCACTGGACTCGGATTAGGCCTCGCGCTTGGATTGGACAAACATTGTAAAACCCCAGCTTCCAGCACTGTCATCCAGACATCTGCTTGCCGGCTGCCCCCGCGAGGTCATGAACCTCACAGTAAGGGTGAGATTGCCCAGGTGACTCCTCCTTCCTCACATTGCTCTGCAGAACCACTGGAAGAGAATTGTAATACCCAGCTGTGTGAGAAGTGCCAGGTGGTGGCTCAGGGGCTGGAGCATCACACTCAGGACTATAGCTCTAGCAGAAAAGATGGAGCCTCTCCATGCAACCACCAGCTGAGGACTGAAAAGAGGCAGTATCCCAGTGAGGGCCAACAGAGGGATAAAGAGGTGGATAAAGACAAGCCAGAAAATAAAGATGTGAAAAGAGACACCAAAGATGACAGCTACAGAAGATCCAG tTTTCAGAATTCTCCCCTCAGCTCTGTGTCAGGTAGTGACTGTGAGAGTGTCTCAGTCACCACATGTAGTTTGTCAAGCAGTGCATATACTCCCAG CCCTGTCAGCAGCCTGACTCCCAGCTCAGGGACATCAGAAGACCTGGAGCGCCAGGATAATCGGCTAGCCCTGCATGATGCTAAGCTAGCAGTAAGAAACAAGATCCGATCacgatttcacagcagcagtgacctcATCCACCGCCTCTTTGTTTGTATATCAG GTGTtgctgatcagctgcagaccAACTATGCTAGCGACCTTCGCAGCATTCTCAAGACGCTGTTTGAAGTCATGGCAACCAAGTGTGAGCAGGGAGACGATGATAATCAAAAGAAAG CAGGCCCTGTTCTGCGCAGTGCAGTGCTGGAGGACTGTGCTCTGTGTCAGGAGACTATTTCCTCATCGGAATTGGCAGCCAAGGCCCGTGAGGGCAAGTTCGAAG ACCCTCCTGACTGGGTCCCCGATGAAGCCTGCAACTCCTGCATTGCGTGCAAGGCTCCTTTCACTGTCATCCGCAGAAAGCATCACTGTAGAAGCTGTGGAAAG ATCTTCTGCTCTCGCTGCTCTTCCCattctgctcctctgcctcGTTACGGCCAGGTGAAGCCGGTCAGGGTTTGCACACACTGCTACATGTTTCATGTCACGCCTTTCTACAGCGACAAGGCAGGCATCTGA
- the zfyve28 gene encoding lateral signaling target protein 2 homolog isoform X2, which produces MNRFRKWLYKPKRTDPQLLAQFYYADEELNQVATELDSLDGRKDPQRCTLLVNQFRSCQDNVLNIISQIMDECIPNDRANRDFCVKFPEEIRHDNLAGQLWFGAECLAAGSIIMNREIESIAMRPLAKDLTRSLEEVRNITRDQALRDLNFYTDRMKDALRHFDSLFAEFELSYVSAMVPVKSPKEYYVQQEVIVLFCETVERALKLGYLTQDMIDDYEPALMFTIPRLAIVCGLVVYAEGPLDLDRKSEDMSELFRPFRTLLKKIRDLLQTLTEEELMTLERNLCISQDGELSTSQGLATNSMPAPVQENQSSCSPTNDTPKGESEGEEDQLAVFVSTNQEEELVEVKKGWEEVETERGEEEQEQGLLCEEAEEAELACSMQYDEEELEQLNMMVYRVGDEMSTLLSPPSQNQSPAHHPNRGEPGGSSGASSTEVSPHRILGSRGRTGIYVEEEDRVFFMEDLDTGDSITSIPREAYSCVISHSKESARAVQCKPGTRPNSVRNGWYSETNSEQPCSQPRSLNMHRPTPQRPPCTSAPGSEPLPYSNGWEMGLEGTASETAEVIAHRMGGMKLSATVIFNPRSPSLTELAVDKLLLPRPTPSEIETCGPLVATHCLLNSCVCCGSCEDGHEDAVATETTGLGLGLALGLDKHCKTPASSTVIQTSACRLPPRGHEPHSKGEIAQVTPPSSHCSAEPLEENCNTQLCEKCQVVAQGLEHHTQDYSSSRKDGASPCNHQLRTEKRQYPSEGQQRDKEVDKDKPENKDVKRDTKDDSYRRSSFQNSPLSSVSGSDCESVSVTTCSLSSSAYTPSPVSSLTPSSGTSEDLERQDNRLALHDAKLAVRNKIRSRFHSSSDLIHRLFVCISGVADQLQTNYASDLRSILKTLFEVMATKCEQGDDDNQKKGPVLRSAVLEDCALCQETISSSELAAKAREGKFEDPPDWVPDEACNSCIACKAPFTVIRRKHHCRSCGKIFCSRCSSHSAPLPRYGQVKPVRVCTHCYMFHVTPFYSDKAGI; this is translated from the exons ATGAACCGCTTTCGAAAGTGGCTGTATAAGCCCAAG AGGACGGACCCTCAGCTGCTGGCCCAGTTCTATTATGCCGATGAAGAGCTGAACCAGGTGGCCACAGAGCTGGACAGCCTCGACGGGAGAAAGGACCCTCAGAGATGTACCCTACTGGTCAATCAGTTCCGATCCTGTCAG GACAATGTGTTGAACATTATCAGTCAGATCATGGATGAATGTATCCCCAATGACCGGGCTAACAGAGACTTTTGTGTGAAGTTCCCTGAGGAGATTCGTCATGACAACTTGGCAGGGCAGCTGTGGTTTGGGGCCGAG TGTTTGGCTGCAGGCTCCATCATCATGAACAGGGAGATAGAGAGTATAGCTATGAGACCCCTGGCAAAGGACCTTACCCGCAGCCTGGAGGAGGTACGCAACATCACCAGAGACCAAGCCCTGAGAGACCTCAACTTCTACACAGACCGCATGAAGGATGCATTGCGACATTTTGACAGCCTTTTTGCTGAGTTTGAACTCAG CTATGTGTCAGCCATGGTGCCTGTGAAGTCTCCCAAAGAATACTATGTACAGCAGGAAGTGATTGTGCTGTTCTGCGAGACTGTGGAGAG gGCCTTAAAGCTGGGCTACCTCACACAGGATATGATCGATGACTATGAACCTGCACTAATGTTTACAATTCCCAGACTAGCCATTGTTTG tgGACTGGTGGTGTATGCAGAGGGACCCCTCGATCTTGACCGAAAATCAGAGGACAtgtctgagctcttcaggcctTTTCGCACTTTGTTGAAGAAAATAAG AGACCTGCTGCAAACCCTGACTGAGGAGGAGTTGATGACACTGGAGAGGAACCTGTGTATCTCTCAGGACGGGGAGTTGTCCACGAGCCAGGGGCTGGCCACAAACAGCATGCCGGCACCAGTCCAAGAGAATCAGTCTTCCTGCAGCCCTACTAATGACACCCCCAAAGGGGAGAGTGAGGGGGAAGAGGATCaactggctgtgtttgtgtctaccAATCAGGAGGAAGAGTTAGTGGAAGTGAAGAAAGGCTGGGAAGAGGTGGAAActgagagaggggaagaggaaCAGGAGCAGGGCCTGCTCtgtgaggaggcagaggaggctgaGCTGGCTTGCTCTATGCAGTatgatgaggaggagctggagcagctcaACATGATGGTGTACCGTGTGGGAGATGAGATGTCCACTCTGCTTTCGCCTCCCAGCCAGAATCAGTCCCCTGCCCATCATCCCAATAGAGGAGAGCCAGGAGGATCCAGTGGGGCTTCCAGTACCGAGGTCTCTCCACACAGGATCTTGGGTAGCCGGGGAAGGACAGGTATCTatgtagaggaggaggacagggtgTTCTTCATGGAGGATCTAGATACAGGAGATAGCATCACCAGCATCCCAAGAGAGGCTTATAGTTGTGTCATCTCTCATTCCAAAGAATCAGCTCGTGCTGTGCAGTGCAAACCTGGGACAAGGCCAAACTCTGTTAGGAATGGATGGTACTCTGAGACAAACTCGGAGCAGCCTTGCTCACAGCCACGTAGCCTGAATATGCACCGTCCCACTCCACAGCGCCCCCCATGCACTTCAGCTCCTGGTTCTGAACCTCTGCCTTACTCCAATGGGTGGGAGATGGGTTTAGAGGGGACAGCGTCTGAAACAGCTGAGGTCATCGCCCATCGAATGGGAGGGATGAAGCTTTCTGCTACTGTCATCTTCAATCCTCGCTCACCCAGCTTAACAGAGTTGGCTGTGGATAAGCTGTTGCTGCCTCGGCCCACTCCCTCTGAGATTGAGACCTGTGGCCCCCTGGTGGCCACTCACTGCCTGCTTaactcctgtgtctgctgtgggAGCTGTGAAGATGGCCATGAGGATGCTGTTGCCACAGAAACCACTGGACTCGGATTAGGCCTCGCGCTTGGATTGGACAAACATTGTAAAACCCCAGCTTCCAGCACTGTCATCCAGACATCTGCTTGCCGGCTGCCCCCGCGAGGTCATGAACCTCACAGTAAGGGTGAGATTGCCCAGGTGACTCCTCCTTCCTCACATTGCTCTGCAGAACCACTGGAAGAGAATTGTAATACCCAGCTGTGTGAGAAGTGCCAGGTGGTGGCTCAGGGGCTGGAGCATCACACTCAGGACTATAGCTCTAGCAGAAAAGATGGAGCCTCTCCATGCAACCACCAGCTGAGGACTGAAAAGAGGCAGTATCCCAGTGAGGGCCAACAGAGGGATAAAGAGGTGGATAAAGACAAGCCAGAAAATAAAGATGTGAAAAGAGACACCAAAGATGACAGCTACAGAAGATCCAG tTTTCAGAATTCTCCCCTCAGCTCTGTGTCAGGTAGTGACTGTGAGAGTGTCTCAGTCACCACATGTAGTTTGTCAAGCAGTGCATATACTCCCAG CCCTGTCAGCAGCCTGACTCCCAGCTCAGGGACATCAGAAGACCTGGAGCGCCAGGATAATCGGCTAGCCCTGCATGATGCTAAGCTAGCAGTAAGAAACAAGATCCGATCacgatttcacagcagcagtgacctcATCCACCGCCTCTTTGTTTGTATATCAG GTGTtgctgatcagctgcagaccAACTATGCTAGCGACCTTCGCAGCATTCTCAAGACGCTGTTTGAAGTCATGGCAACCAAGTGTGAGCAGGGAGACGATGATAATCAAAAGAAAG GCCCTGTTCTGCGCAGTGCAGTGCTGGAGGACTGTGCTCTGTGTCAGGAGACTATTTCCTCATCGGAATTGGCAGCCAAGGCCCGTGAGGGCAAGTTCGAAG ACCCTCCTGACTGGGTCCCCGATGAAGCCTGCAACTCCTGCATTGCGTGCAAGGCTCCTTTCACTGTCATCCGCAGAAAGCATCACTGTAGAAGCTGTGGAAAG ATCTTCTGCTCTCGCTGCTCTTCCCattctgctcctctgcctcGTTACGGCCAGGTGAAGCCGGTCAGGGTTTGCACACACTGCTACATGTTTCATGTCACGCCTTTCTACAGCGACAAGGCAGGCATCTGA
- the zfyve28 gene encoding lateral signaling target protein 2 homolog isoform X1: MNRFRKWLYKPKRTDPQLLAQFYYADEELNQVATELDSLDGRKDPQRCTLLVNQFRSCQDNVLNIISQIMDECIPNDRANRDFCVKFPEEIRHDNLAGQLWFGAECLAAGSIIMNREIESIAMRPLAKDLTRSLEEVRNITRDQALRDLNFYTDRMKDALRHFDSLFAEFELSYVSAMVPVKSPKEYYVQQEVIVLFCETVERALKLGYLTQDMIDDYEPALMFTIPRLAIVCGLVVYAEGPLDLDRKSEDMSELFRPFRTLLKKIRDLLQTLTEEELMTLERNLCISQDGELSTSQGLATNSMPAPVQENQSSCSPTNDTPKGESEGEEDQLAVFVSTNQEEELVEVKKGWEEVETERGEEEQEQGLLCEEAEEAELACSMQYDEEELEQLNMMVYRVGDEMSTLLSPPSQNQSPAHHPNRGEPGGSSGASSTEVSPHRILGSRGRTGIYVEEEDRVFFMEDLDTGDSITSIPREAYSCVISHSKESARAVQCKPGTRPNSVRNGWYSETNSEQPCSQPRSLNMHRPTPQRPPCTSAPGSEPLPYSNGWEMGLEGTASETAEVIAHRMGGMKLSATVIFNPRSPSLTELAVDKLLLPRPTPSEIETCGPLVATHCLLNSCVCCGSCEDGHEDAVATETTGLGLGLALGLDKHCKTPASSTVIQTSACRLPPRGHEPHSKGEIAQVTPPSSHCSAEPLEENCNTQLCEKCQVVAQGLEHHTQDYSSSRKDGASPCNHQLRTEKRQYPSEGQQRDKEVDKDKPENKDVKRDTKDDSYRRSSFQNSPLSSVSGSDCESVSVTTCSLSSSAYTPSPVSSLTPSSGTSEDLERQDNRLALHDAKLAVRNKIRSRFHSSSDLIHRLFVCISGVADQLQTNYASDLRSILKTLFEVMATKCEQGDDDNQKKAGPVLRSAVLEDCALCQETISSSELAAKAREGKFEDPPDWVPDEACNSCIACKAPFTVIRRKHHCRSCGKIFCSRCSSHSAPLPRYGQVKPVRVCTHCYMFHVTPFYSDKAGI; this comes from the exons ATGAACCGCTTTCGAAAGTGGCTGTATAAGCCCAAG AGGACGGACCCTCAGCTGCTGGCCCAGTTCTATTATGCCGATGAAGAGCTGAACCAGGTGGCCACAGAGCTGGACAGCCTCGACGGGAGAAAGGACCCTCAGAGATGTACCCTACTGGTCAATCAGTTCCGATCCTGTCAG GACAATGTGTTGAACATTATCAGTCAGATCATGGATGAATGTATCCCCAATGACCGGGCTAACAGAGACTTTTGTGTGAAGTTCCCTGAGGAGATTCGTCATGACAACTTGGCAGGGCAGCTGTGGTTTGGGGCCGAG TGTTTGGCTGCAGGCTCCATCATCATGAACAGGGAGATAGAGAGTATAGCTATGAGACCCCTGGCAAAGGACCTTACCCGCAGCCTGGAGGAGGTACGCAACATCACCAGAGACCAAGCCCTGAGAGACCTCAACTTCTACACAGACCGCATGAAGGATGCATTGCGACATTTTGACAGCCTTTTTGCTGAGTTTGAACTCAG CTATGTGTCAGCCATGGTGCCTGTGAAGTCTCCCAAAGAATACTATGTACAGCAGGAAGTGATTGTGCTGTTCTGCGAGACTGTGGAGAG gGCCTTAAAGCTGGGCTACCTCACACAGGATATGATCGATGACTATGAACCTGCACTAATGTTTACAATTCCCAGACTAGCCATTGTTTG tgGACTGGTGGTGTATGCAGAGGGACCCCTCGATCTTGACCGAAAATCAGAGGACAtgtctgagctcttcaggcctTTTCGCACTTTGTTGAAGAAAATAAG AGACCTGCTGCAAACCCTGACTGAGGAGGAGTTGATGACACTGGAGAGGAACCTGTGTATCTCTCAGGACGGGGAGTTGTCCACGAGCCAGGGGCTGGCCACAAACAGCATGCCGGCACCAGTCCAAGAGAATCAGTCTTCCTGCAGCCCTACTAATGACACCCCCAAAGGGGAGAGTGAGGGGGAAGAGGATCaactggctgtgtttgtgtctaccAATCAGGAGGAAGAGTTAGTGGAAGTGAAGAAAGGCTGGGAAGAGGTGGAAActgagagaggggaagaggaaCAGGAGCAGGGCCTGCTCtgtgaggaggcagaggaggctgaGCTGGCTTGCTCTATGCAGTatgatgaggaggagctggagcagctcaACATGATGGTGTACCGTGTGGGAGATGAGATGTCCACTCTGCTTTCGCCTCCCAGCCAGAATCAGTCCCCTGCCCATCATCCCAATAGAGGAGAGCCAGGAGGATCCAGTGGGGCTTCCAGTACCGAGGTCTCTCCACACAGGATCTTGGGTAGCCGGGGAAGGACAGGTATCTatgtagaggaggaggacagggtgTTCTTCATGGAGGATCTAGATACAGGAGATAGCATCACCAGCATCCCAAGAGAGGCTTATAGTTGTGTCATCTCTCATTCCAAAGAATCAGCTCGTGCTGTGCAGTGCAAACCTGGGACAAGGCCAAACTCTGTTAGGAATGGATGGTACTCTGAGACAAACTCGGAGCAGCCTTGCTCACAGCCACGTAGCCTGAATATGCACCGTCCCACTCCACAGCGCCCCCCATGCACTTCAGCTCCTGGTTCTGAACCTCTGCCTTACTCCAATGGGTGGGAGATGGGTTTAGAGGGGACAGCGTCTGAAACAGCTGAGGTCATCGCCCATCGAATGGGAGGGATGAAGCTTTCTGCTACTGTCATCTTCAATCCTCGCTCACCCAGCTTAACAGAGTTGGCTGTGGATAAGCTGTTGCTGCCTCGGCCCACTCCCTCTGAGATTGAGACCTGTGGCCCCCTGGTGGCCACTCACTGCCTGCTTaactcctgtgtctgctgtgggAGCTGTGAAGATGGCCATGAGGATGCTGTTGCCACAGAAACCACTGGACTCGGATTAGGCCTCGCGCTTGGATTGGACAAACATTGTAAAACCCCAGCTTCCAGCACTGTCATCCAGACATCTGCTTGCCGGCTGCCCCCGCGAGGTCATGAACCTCACAGTAAGGGTGAGATTGCCCAGGTGACTCCTCCTTCCTCACATTGCTCTGCAGAACCACTGGAAGAGAATTGTAATACCCAGCTGTGTGAGAAGTGCCAGGTGGTGGCTCAGGGGCTGGAGCATCACACTCAGGACTATAGCTCTAGCAGAAAAGATGGAGCCTCTCCATGCAACCACCAGCTGAGGACTGAAAAGAGGCAGTATCCCAGTGAGGGCCAACAGAGGGATAAAGAGGTGGATAAAGACAAGCCAGAAAATAAAGATGTGAAAAGAGACACCAAAGATGACAGCTACAGAAGATCCAG tTTTCAGAATTCTCCCCTCAGCTCTGTGTCAGGTAGTGACTGTGAGAGTGTCTCAGTCACCACATGTAGTTTGTCAAGCAGTGCATATACTCCCAG CCCTGTCAGCAGCCTGACTCCCAGCTCAGGGACATCAGAAGACCTGGAGCGCCAGGATAATCGGCTAGCCCTGCATGATGCTAAGCTAGCAGTAAGAAACAAGATCCGATCacgatttcacagcagcagtgacctcATCCACCGCCTCTTTGTTTGTATATCAG GTGTtgctgatcagctgcagaccAACTATGCTAGCGACCTTCGCAGCATTCTCAAGACGCTGTTTGAAGTCATGGCAACCAAGTGTGAGCAGGGAGACGATGATAATCAAAAGAAAG CAGGCCCTGTTCTGCGCAGTGCAGTGCTGGAGGACTGTGCTCTGTGTCAGGAGACTATTTCCTCATCGGAATTGGCAGCCAAGGCCCGTGAGGGCAAGTTCGAAG ACCCTCCTGACTGGGTCCCCGATGAAGCCTGCAACTCCTGCATTGCGTGCAAGGCTCCTTTCACTGTCATCCGCAGAAAGCATCACTGTAGAAGCTGTGGAAAG ATCTTCTGCTCTCGCTGCTCTTCCCattctgctcctctgcctcGTTACGGCCAGGTGAAGCCGGTCAGGGTTTGCACACACTGCTACATGTTTCATGTCACGCCTTTCTACAGCGACAAGGCAGGCATCTGA